A genomic window from Sphingobacterium sp. BN32 includes:
- a CDS encoding LytTR family DNA-binding domain-containing protein, protein MIKTILIDDEPLARSMVLEYLQQHPEFQVLAECNDGFEGVKAIQQHQPDLIFLDIQMPKLTGFEMLELLDSHPHIIFTTAFDEYALKAFEKNAIDYLLKPIRPDRFEKAIDKFKASFQSNANPKLETEKLQETLEEESLERIVVKTGAQIKIIPVQQINYLEAYDDYVKIHTNDGMYLKNKTMSSFEKQLDGKQFVRVHRSFIVRVDLLQKIEPMEKDSYIATLSSGGKVNISKSGYARLKQVIGL, encoded by the coding sequence ATGATAAAGACTATCCTAATTGATGATGAACCCCTAGCACGCAGCATGGTTTTAGAATACCTTCAACAGCACCCTGAATTCCAAGTATTGGCGGAATGCAACGATGGTTTTGAAGGCGTAAAAGCGATACAGCAACATCAACCTGATTTAATCTTCCTCGATATACAGATGCCGAAATTAACCGGTTTCGAAATGCTAGAACTTCTCGATAGCCACCCACATATCATCTTCACTACGGCGTTTGATGAGTATGCCTTAAAAGCATTTGAAAAAAACGCGATAGACTACTTATTAAAGCCTATCCGTCCGGATCGTTTTGAGAAAGCAATTGACAAGTTCAAAGCATCTTTTCAAAGCAATGCCAATCCGAAACTGGAAACAGAGAAGCTTCAGGAAACATTAGAGGAAGAGTCTTTAGAACGTATCGTCGTAAAAACAGGTGCTCAAATTAAGATCATCCCTGTACAACAGATTAATTACTTGGAGGCCTATGATGATTATGTAAAAATACATACCAATGATGGGATGTACCTGAAGAATAAGACCATGAGCTCCTTCGAGAAACAGCTCGACGGCAAGCAATTTGTCCGCGTTCACCGTTCTTTTATCGTTCGTGTGGATTTGTTACAGAAGATCGAACCCATGGAAAAAGACAGTTATATCGCGACCTTGAGTAGCGGAGGTAAAGTGAATATCAGCAAATCCGGATACGCCCGATTGAAACAGGTAATCGGTTTATAA
- the purN gene encoding phosphoribosylglycinamide formyltransferase gives MRKRIAIFASGSGSNAQKIMEHFKYSDGAEVALVLSNNPEAFVLQRADNFEIPTHVFDRHDFYESNEVVDLLKRLDIDLVVLAGFLWLVPDNLLKAFPNKIINIHPALLPKFGGKGMYGDRVHKAVLEAGEEEHGITIHFVNENFDEGEVIYQAKFRVEPGDTLEVIKFNGQQLEHLHYPKVIENLLKKYN, from the coding sequence GTGAGAAAACGCATCGCTATTTTTGCTTCAGGTTCTGGTTCAAATGCTCAAAAGATTATGGAGCATTTCAAATATTCTGACGGTGCCGAAGTAGCCTTAGTGCTTAGCAACAACCCGGAAGCCTTCGTGTTGCAGCGCGCTGATAACTTTGAAATTCCTACGCATGTTTTCGATAGACATGATTTTTATGAAAGTAATGAAGTTGTCGATCTTTTGAAAAGATTAGATATTGACCTTGTCGTTCTTGCTGGCTTCCTATGGTTAGTTCCCGACAATTTGTTGAAAGCATTCCCAAATAAGATTATCAATATACATCCGGCACTACTTCCTAAATTCGGCGGAAAAGGAATGTATGGCGATCGTGTCCACAAAGCGGTATTAGAAGCAGGAGAAGAAGAGCACGGCATTACGATCCACTTTGTGAATGAAAACTTCGATGAAGGTGAAGTAATTTACCAAGCGAAGTTCCGTGTGGAACCAGGCGATACCTTAGAAGTGATTAAATTCAATGGTCAACAATTGGAGCATTTGCACTATCCGAAAGTGATTGAGAATTTGCTTAAGAAGTACAATTAG
- a CDS encoding sensor histidine kinase yields the protein MRKPLNEQSKRSVIHASSWIICVLYFLIVYSLLWWSKVAKDAAIYDATISALSITGITYLVYSSLQYYLPNNKNFWKLFSIAAIFTLISILITRFLIIQFVPDENLLYLTFSLPFRFVINFLIITCVMIINIFWNIQEELLENKRRKDESERMVRDAELYNLRQQLQPHFLFNSLNSIIALIGSKPTEARNMVFQLSDFLRGTMRKDDRQFSTVEDELNHLKLYLDIEKVRFGHRLSTEFDYNDEVLAGKIPVMILQPLVENAIKFGLYNVTEQVLIKIHLTLTDNILTIQISNPFESDQTEQKKGTGFGLSSIQRRLYLLFGRTDLLLTETQDQTFISTLRIPQ from the coding sequence ATGAGAAAACCGCTCAACGAACAAAGCAAACGCTCTGTAATCCACGCCTCGTCATGGATTATTTGCGTTTTATACTTCCTGATTGTCTACAGTCTATTATGGTGGTCGAAAGTTGCAAAAGATGCAGCAATATACGATGCGACCATCTCAGCATTGTCAATCACGGGAATCACCTATTTAGTTTATAGCTCATTACAATATTACCTTCCGAACAACAAAAACTTCTGGAAGCTTTTTTCTATAGCGGCCATCTTCACCCTGATTAGTATTCTCATCACCCGTTTCCTAATTATTCAATTCGTACCGGACGAAAATCTTCTTTATTTAACCTTCAGTCTACCCTTCCGTTTCGTTATCAACTTCTTGATCATCACTTGCGTCATGATTATCAACATTTTTTGGAACATACAGGAGGAATTGCTGGAAAACAAAAGAAGAAAGGACGAAAGCGAGCGCATGGTCCGCGATGCTGAGCTGTATAACCTGCGACAACAGCTACAACCCCATTTCTTATTCAATAGCTTAAACTCCATAATCGCACTCATCGGCAGCAAACCAACGGAAGCACGCAACATGGTATTCCAACTGTCCGACTTCCTGCGCGGAACAATGCGTAAAGACGATCGGCAATTTAGCACCGTAGAAGATGAACTCAATCACCTGAAACTGTATCTGGATATTGAAAAGGTGCGTTTTGGACACCGCTTATCTACGGAATTCGATTATAACGATGAGGTATTGGCTGGAAAGATCCCGGTGATGATCCTGCAACCTTTGGTTGAAAATGCAATCAAATTCGGATTATACAATGTCACCGAACAAGTTTTAATAAAAATACACTTAACTTTAACAGATAATATACTGACTATACAGATCAGCAATCCATTTGAGTCGGATCAAACCGAACAGAAGAAAGGCACGGGATTCGGACTATCGAGCATTCAACGTCGCTTATATCTACTATTCGGACGCACAGATTTATTGCTGACAGAAACACAAGACCAAACGTTTATATCTACATTAAGAATACCACAATGA
- a CDS encoding serine hydrolase — MLFVLLQSTFAQSEDERKNRAVYNRIEFLINTQQADSIYSLAAPSFQQAISREDFIKTSEKLFSLGKIQNSELDKFNKGTALYRVSFGSTELGLALAIDSTMKFTGLMFQPIDPKQGPKKETVISQVETKNPLDFFVDSLARTYAEQQNAQSLAIAVIHKNKLNSFFYGETAKGNNTLPDGNTLYEIGSVTKTFTASLLADLVNKGTISLDDTITKFLPDSVAMNPALQKITFKTLANHTSGLPRLADNIDKNPKFNQADPYALYDRKALFSFLKHVKPARQPEEEFEYSNIGYGLLGELISIISKKPYMQLMKEQLLTPLEMTNTSDKIDPKNKNIAKPYDKNGKEVGYWHFQALTSTGGLKSSLNDLLRYTIAQLTFPETDIQRAMHLTKQFTFFIPPNTDIGLAWRMNMLDDQIYFHHTGATGGFNAFVGFVPDEKAVVIMLANSELSVADLGKKLLEKVLTTK, encoded by the coding sequence ATGCTGTTCGTCTTGCTGCAAAGCACATTTGCTCAATCAGAAGACGAACGAAAGAATCGCGCAGTCTATAACAGAATCGAATTCTTGATCAATACCCAGCAAGCAGACTCCATCTACTCGCTCGCGGCACCATCTTTCCAACAAGCAATCAGTAGGGAGGACTTTATCAAAACCTCCGAGAAGCTGTTTTCGTTAGGGAAGATTCAAAACTCGGAGCTCGACAAGTTTAACAAAGGAACTGCACTATATCGCGTTTCTTTTGGCAGTACCGAACTTGGATTGGCATTGGCAATCGACTCGACGATGAAGTTTACAGGATTGATGTTTCAACCGATAGACCCAAAACAGGGACCGAAGAAAGAGACTGTTATCTCGCAAGTAGAAACCAAAAACCCTTTAGACTTCTTTGTAGACTCGCTTGCACGGACTTATGCAGAACAACAAAATGCACAATCGCTGGCAATCGCTGTCATCCACAAGAACAAGCTAAACAGCTTCTTCTACGGCGAAACCGCAAAGGGAAACAATACCCTTCCCGACGGCAATACCCTATATGAAATTGGATCTGTAACAAAGACATTTACCGCATCGCTTCTCGCAGACCTAGTCAACAAAGGGACGATCTCATTAGACGATACGATCACGAAATTTCTGCCCGATTCGGTCGCTATGAACCCAGCGCTGCAGAAAATTACGTTTAAGACCTTAGCGAACCACACTTCCGGACTGCCACGATTAGCCGATAATATCGACAAGAATCCAAAGTTCAATCAAGCAGACCCTTACGCTCTATACGACCGTAAAGCATTATTCTCCTTCTTAAAGCATGTAAAGCCAGCACGCCAACCCGAAGAAGAGTTCGAGTACAGCAACATCGGCTATGGACTTTTGGGCGAGTTGATCAGCATCATCAGCAAAAAGCCCTACATGCAACTGATGAAGGAGCAATTGCTCACGCCATTAGAAATGACCAACACCAGTGATAAAATTGATCCTAAGAACAAAAACATCGCTAAACCATACGATAAAAACGGCAAAGAGGTTGGCTACTGGCATTTCCAAGCACTCACAAGCACTGGAGGCCTCAAATCATCATTGAATGACCTGCTCCGCTATACCATCGCGCAATTGACTTTCCCAGAAACCGACATACAACGCGCAATGCACCTCACCAAGCAATTCACGTTTTTCATTCCACCAAATACCGACATCGGACTAGCGTGGCGCATGAATATGCTCGATGACCAAATCTATTTCCACCACACCGGAGCAACCGGCGGTTTCAATGCCTTCGTAGGCTTTGTCCCCGATGAAAAAGCTGTAGTCATAATGCTCGCAAACTCCGAATTAAGCGTCGCAGATTTAGGAAAGAAATTATTGGAGAAGGTATTGACGACGAAATAA
- a CDS encoding LiaF domain-containing protein produces the protein MNTQQTNKNNGEKPPRNNNSTTMAGMFIVFFGVAILLKNMNMGSIVPSWIFGWETILIIIGLVIGVNSKFEKKSSIILIAIGSIFLLKNELDLSFGRFIIPVGAIILGIYLIKRNRETPKLPPTTPTDDEYDWDKRVGYGDPATYEGNPSESHTANPTNSYAQADRVEHRDASYRSYRPDFENYLKVDNFFSDTKKIILSKNFLGGNITSVFGSTNLNFLQADLKQPVVIDTFQLFGSTKIIVPTNWRVSSNVASVFGELDDRRPMIEVTTDENKKIYITGTSIFGGLTIKNS, from the coding sequence ATGAACACACAACAAACAAACAAGAACAACGGCGAGAAACCACCAAGAAACAATAATTCGACCACGATGGCCGGTATGTTCATTGTTTTCTTCGGGGTAGCTATCTTGTTGAAAAACATGAACATGGGAAGCATTGTTCCCTCCTGGATTTTCGGATGGGAAACAATCCTTATCATCATCGGTTTAGTGATCGGAGTAAACTCAAAATTCGAAAAGAAATCATCGATTATTCTTATCGCTATCGGTAGTATCTTTCTATTAAAGAACGAATTGGACTTATCATTCGGACGCTTTATTATCCCTGTAGGTGCTATTATTCTAGGCATTTACTTAATCAAGCGTAATCGCGAAACTCCAAAACTACCTCCAACAACACCTACAGACGACGAATACGACTGGGATAAGCGTGTTGGCTACGGTGATCCAGCAACTTACGAGGGAAACCCATCAGAATCCCATACCGCAAACCCTACAAATTCCTATGCTCAAGCAGACCGCGTTGAGCATAGGGATGCTTCCTATAGAAGCTACCGTCCTGATTTCGAGAATTACCTCAAAGTAGACAACTTTTTCTCAGACACTAAAAAGATTATTCTATCAAAGAATTTCTTAGGAGGAAATATTACCTCCGTTTTCGGTAGCACCAACTTGAACTTCCTTCAGGCAGATTTGAAACAACCGGTCGTTATTGATACCTTCCAATTGTTCGGTAGTACAAAAATTATTGTCCCTACCAACTGGCGTGTATCTTCCAATGTTGCCTCCGTATTTGGCGAGCTCGATGACCGCAGACCCATGATTGAAGTGACAACAGACGAAAACAAGAAAATCTACATCACGGGGACATCAATCTTCGGCGGCTTGACCATCAAAAACAGCTAA